A segment of the Terriglobales bacterium genome:
TTCAGAAAATGTTGGAAATGCTCCTCAATCCGGATTATCTTCGCCATCGGGTGTAGGTCTCCTTTCCAGGAACGGCTTCGCTTGCTAGGCAAAGCCAACTTACACCCTCTCGCTTTTTACACAATCAACGTTACGTCACCGATAAAAGCTCACCGTGGATGAACGCCGATCACCTCATTGCCGAATTGCGGAAGTTGCGGGAATGAACGAGCGTGAGCGCATGGGTCTTTCCATTCGGCAGTTCGGCAATTCCGCAGTTTCGCAATTGAAAGTATCCGCGTCCATCCGCGTAAATCCGCGGCAGGTTTTACAATGCCCCCAATGACGGGCAAGCTCTCACACTACGACTCTCGCGGCCGCGCCCGCATGGTTGACGTCTCCGCCAAGGCGCCCACGCGGCGTGAGGCTGAGGCGTCGGCGTTCGTAGCCATGTCGCGAAAAGTGCTGAAAGCGCTGCCCCGCAACCCCAAGGGTGATCCACTGGAGGCGGCGCGGCTGGCCGGCATCCTGGCCGCCAAGCGTACATCCGAATTGATACCCATGTGCCATCCGCTGCCGCTGACGCACGTTGATGTGCGTGCAGAGGTGTGCGAGAATGGCGTCGCTATTGCCTCCACGGTAACTACCACCGCGGCCACCGGCGTGGAAATGGAAGCGCTGGTCGCGGCCAGCGTCGCCGCCCTGACCGTGTACGACATGTGCAAGGCGCTGGACAAGGGCATCTCGATCCGCGAAGTGGTGCTGGAGCGCAAGTCCGGCGGCAAAAGCGGCGACTACGCGCGCCGGCGGAAGCGGTAAGGCCGCGTCGAGCATCCGGCTGTTTCTATGCCTGCCAACATTCAGATCATGCTGGTAGACGACAACCCCATGGTGCTGGGGATGCTGCGACAGGCGCTCGCGCCCATGGGCCAGCTCACCGTGGCCGAAGACGGCGCCGACGCCATGCTCAAGGCCATCGAGGCGCCGCCTGACCTGATCATCAGCGACTTCGCCATGGCCGGCATGGATGGCCGCCAGCTCCTCACCAAGCTCAAAGGCCGTTCGCAAACCGCCAGAGTCAGCTTTATCCTCATGGCCAGCAAGGGCGACATCGGCGAAAAGCTGAAGCCGCTCCAGGACCAGGTCGAGGACCTGATCGAGAAGCCGTTTTTCCTCAAGGACACTGTTTCGCGCATCAAGCGCGTGATCGACAAAATCCTGCTGGAAAAGATGGCGCGCGAGGCGCCCAGCGACGGCGCGCTGCGCGGGTCGCTGGCGCAGATGAACGTGATTGACCTGCTGCAATCACTCGAGCTGGGCAAGAAGAGCTGCTCGCTGGTGCTGACCAACAACGGCGACCGCTGCGAAATGTTCTTCGCCGACGGGCAGATCAACCACGCCGTCTACGACGCGCTGAAGGGCGACGACGCCGTCTATAAGGTGCTGGCCTGGACGGGCGGCAACTTCCAGATTGACTTCAACGGCAAAAGCAGCGAGCAGACCTGCACCCGCTCCACCCAGGGTCTGCTGATGGAAGGCCTGCGCCTGCTCGACGAAGCCAACCGCAATACCGAAGAGAACGTTCTCGAGGCTTAGTTCGCGGCCGGTAAGTGATCTCCTTTCCCTGTGCCATCTCCCGATGCAATGACCGCCGCCGTGCTCACCGTGAGCGATTCTGCGCACGCCGGCACGCGTGCCGACGCCTCCGGTCCGCGCGTGGCCGAGGCGCTGGCTGACCGCGGCTATCACGTGGCTGCCACCGCCGTCGTGCCCGACGATCGTGAGGCGATCGCGCGCGAGATCATTCGCTTTTGCGGGCTGGCGCGGCTGGTGGTGACCACCGGCGGCACCGGCGTCGCGGCGCGCGACGTCACGCCGGAAGCCACCCTGTCGGTGTGTGACCGCCTCCTGCCCGGCATCGCCGAGCACATGCGCGCCTCGGGCGCAGCCAAGACGCCGATGGCCATCCTGAGCCGCGCCGTCTGCGGCTCACGCGGCGAGTCGCTCGTGCTGAACCTGCCCGGCAGCCCCAAAGGCGCCGTCGAGTCCCTGCTCGCCGTGATCGACGTGCTCCCGCACGCGCTGGCGCTGCTGGAAGGAAAGACCGAGCACTAGCCGCGGGCGAAAATCCAGCATTCGCTACAATGCTTGCTTGCAGACCCTGAAAACGTTCCTGGCGAAATACTCGGTGCTCCTCTGGGCGGCGCTGAAGCCGCTCGGCATGTGGGGAGTTTTCTTCGCCGGCTTCATTGACTCCGCCTTTCTCGGCCTTCCCATTGACGCCATCGTTGCCGGCTATGTGTACACGCATCGCGCCGAATCCTGGCTCTATGTCCTGCTCGCCTCGGCGGGTTCGGCGCTGGGCAGCATCATGATTTATGGCATCGGCTACAAGGGCGGCGAGCTGCTGCTGAGCAGACGCGTGCCGGCGCGCCGCATGGAAGAGCTGCGCCGGAAGTTCGAGCAGCAGGAATTCTTTGCACTGATGGTTCCGGCCATGCTGCCGCCGCCGATGCCGTTCAAAATCTTCCTGCTGGCGGCGGCGGTCTTCCGCATGCGGCTGCGGCACTATCTGCTCGCGATTTTTCTCGGCCGGCTCGTCCGCTTCGGAATCCTCACAGCGCTGGTGCTGATCTTCGGTCCGCAGGTGGTCGTGGTGACGGGCGCAGCGCTGCGCGATCACCCTTGGCTCACGCTGACGATCGTGGCCGCATTGATTCTGGCAGGCGTGCTGCTGTACGTGATAACGCGGGGCAAGAAGAAACCGGCGCGCGCATCGTAAGAACAGAGACGCAGCAAGCTGCGTCTCTACATCTCAGTTTTCGTTGAGGCTAGGAGATGGCCGTCTGCCGTGCCGGACGCATCGCCGTCGCCAGCGCCGGCAAGCCAAACATCACAGCGGTAAATACGAGGTCGCTCAGGACCGTGTTGCGGAAGAACGGCAGGCCGGCCGCGTAGCACAGCCAGAGCCCGTTGAGCGTGTGTCCGTAGGTCGGCCACACCGCCCAGACCGCGAAGTTGCTCACCAGGAAAAACGAAACCGAGGCGGCCAGCGACGCGCCTGCCAGGGCCGGCACGCTCGCATTGCGCCGCAGCAGCGTTCCCAGCAGCACGGCGCCCGCGTACCACGCCCAGGTGAAGTAGTGGTCGGCCGTGAAGGCGTAGCGGTAGAACACCAGCGTGAGGAACAAATCCGACGCGGCCAGGATCGCCACCGGCACCCACATCTGCTTCTTCGGCCCGCGCGCGCCAAAGTACAGCAGCGACGCACCGACGGGCGTGAACGAAAACGGATGCGGGACCAGCCGCAGAATGGTGGCGAAGATCACGTAAACGTAAGCCAGCATGAAGTCCTCACGCGGCCGAGGCCAAAGCGCATCGGCCGGAATCTTCATTGTCTGCGGCGGTATGTGAGCGCGTCAAGCGCGCACTAATCCACCGGCGGCCGCTCCGACTTGCGCCGACGCAGCAGCCCGCCCATCTCCTCTTCCACCACACGCAGGTTCTTGTCGAGCACCACCGCCGCGCCCAGCGTGTTGCGCCCGATGCCCGGATAGCGAAAGCGCAGATCGTAGAAGCTCACGCGGTAGCCGCCGCCTGGCAGCGGCTCCGTCTCGGTGATGGGAAAGCGCGCCCAATCCAGGTAAATGCGCCCGAGGTACGATTTCTTGGCCGCCAGTGTGACCGGCGTCTCTTCCGGCTTGTAGAACACGCGCGCGGTGCCGCGCGGATCAACCTGCGGCGTCAGCGAATCCACCGGCGCCGTCTCGAAAAACGTCTCGGTCTCCACCACGCCGTGCCACACGAACGGATTGCCGGGATACGGGTTCGCGGCTGCGCGCAGCGGCTCCTGGTCTTCATACGTCACCGCGCGCATCGCTGCCAGCGCGTGCCGGTGCTGGTAGTCGCGCACCGCCCACAGCGCGCACATCAACACCAGCGCCGTGATGGCGCCGCCACGCCCCTGAAAAGGACGCTTGCGCGCGCCGATTTCCTCGTTGATCAGCCCGAAAAGCCGCGGCAACAGGAGTCCGCCCGCGAGCACCACCAGCAGCACCGGTTCCACGATGAACACGATGTCCCACGCGTACCAGTGGTAGTCGAACGGCATGAAGGGGCGCAGGCCGTAGTTGTTGGTGAAGTCGAGCAGCAGGTGGCTGAGGGCCGCGACGCACGCGAACAGGAACAGCCGGCCCCAGCGTGGCTCAAACTTTGGCTTGTGTCCGCGCTTTAGCCGCCAGCGATGCCATCCGTAGACCAGCAACACGGCGGCCGCCGCGTCGAGCGGCACGCCGATGAATGTATGTGTGAAGCCGCGATGATGCGCAAAGCCGAACACTGGCCCGCCAATGTTGGCCAGCACGTCGAGATCGGGGATATCCGCGGCGATGGTCATGACCGCGGTCGCGAGTCCGCTCTTGCGGTTGAAGCCGGAGCGGCCCAGGCACGCGCCGGTCAGGAAGTGGGTTAGCGGGTCCAAGTGAGAATGAAAACCACACCGCGGATGGACGAAGATCAACGCGGATTTAGGGCCATGCGGAACCCAAATCCGCGTTTTGTCCGCGTCAATCCGCGGTAAGCGGTCCTATTTCAGCTCACGAATGTATCACTTCGCCTGACGCGCGGGCATGAGCAGCGTGAGGGCGTCGGGCACGACGGACATCCGCACCGGCAACCCGCCAATCAGTTCGCCGTCGGCCTGGGCGCGGAGTTGTCGCGTCGTGTCGGGCCATTTGCCGTGCGGTCGGTCGGACCCCGCAAGTTGGCGGCACACGATCTTCCGCGCGGAGACGATCTCCACGCCTGCGACCGGGCGCTCCCGTCCACCCGCACAGGCGAAGGCATGCCGCAGAAACGCGTCACGACGCGGCGTGGTGAACAGAACCAGGCGCAGCTCGGGGCGCAGCAGGTCGGCGCCGGGCGCCACACGGCGAATCAGGCCGCCGAAGTTGGCGATGCGCGTGGCCAGGACCTGCGCGACCACCAGGGAGCGGCGCTCCGGCTCTTCAATGTCGACCACGAACGGCGTCATCGGGTAGCTGAAGAACAGCCGCAAGGCCTGCCAGTAGTACGCCGCCATGCCGTGGCGCTCTTTTACAGCCAACGCCAGCTCATCAAGCATGGCAGCGTCGGCGCCCACGCCGGCGGTGACGATGAAGTAGCGCGAGCCCGCCTGGCGGCCGGGAGAGCTCGCCCACTCGACGCGCCCCACCGCGATGCGGCGCGGCTCGGCGGCGAGCAGCACCCGGGCGGCGCGGACGGCGTGCTTCGGCAATCCGATGTCGGCGGCGAGCGCGTTGCCGGTGCCGACCGGAATCATGCCCAGCGCCGCCTGCGACCGCTGCGCCACCATGCCCTGCATGACCTCGTGCACAGTGCCGTCGCCGCCGCAGGCGAGGATGCTGTCGAACCCGGCCGCGATCAGCTCGAGCGCCTGGCCAGAAGCAGTCCCCGGGCCATGCGTGGCAACGCACAGCGCCTCGACTCCGCCGCCACGTAGCGCCGCGGCGGCCGCTTCGACGTCGGCAAGACGGCGGGAGCGGCGCTGTCCGGCAATCGGGTTATAGAGCAAAGCTGCGCGACGCACGCGAGGAAGATGTTTTACCGCAGAGATCGCAGAGAACAAAACTCCCTGCCGCGGATTCACGCGCATGAATGCGGACCACTTCATGACACGAAGAGCTATCCGGGTCATCCGCCTGAATCCGCGGTAAGCATTTTCTTCGCGCCCTCTGCGTCCCTGCGGTGAACAGTCTGGCTTTTATAATCGTTTGTTCCCATGGCAGCCGCAAGCAAGGCCGTGACGCGCGACGTCGAAAGGCTGCGTGACCAGATTCGCTACCACGAGCACCGCTATTACGTGCTCGACGATCCCGAGGTCAGCGACGCCGAATTCGACCGCCTGATGAACGAGCTCAAGCGCCTGGAGGCGGCGCATCCCGAACTGGTCACTCCCGACTCGCCCACCCGGCGCGTGGGTGGGAAGCCGCGCGAAGGCTTCACTAAGGTGCGGCACTCCTCGCCCATGCTCTCACTCGACAACGCCTACAACGAAGACGAGCTGCGCGCCTGGGAAAAGCGCGTCCGCGAACTCGCCGGGCGCGACGGGCTGGAGTACGTCTGCGAGCTGAAGCTCGACGGCATGTCGCTGGCGCTCACGTATGAGAATGGCGCGCTGCTCCGCGGCGTCACGCGCGGCGACGGCTCCATTGGCGAAGAGGTCACGGCCAACGTCCGCACCGTGCGCTCGGTGCCGCTGTCGCTTTCCGCGGCGACGCTGAAGAAAGCGCGCCTGCCCGAGAAGTTCGAGGTGCGCGGGGAGATCATCATGCCCATCAAGGCGTTCGAGCGCATGAATGAAGACCGCGAGCGGCAGAATCTCTCCAAGTTCGCCAACCCGCGCAATGCCGCCGCCGGCGCCGTCCGCGTGCTCGATCCCAACATCACCGCGCTGCGCCGGCTCGATTTCTACGCCTACTTTCTGCTCGTGAACGGCCGCGTGGCCGGCCAAGAGCACTGGGAAGACCTGGAGCAGCTCGCCGCGGCCGGGTTCAAAGTGAACCCGCGGCGGCGGCTGGCGAAAAACTTCGACGAGATTCTCGAGTTCATCCGCGAATGGGAGGCCAAGCGCGAGTCGCTGCCCTACGAGATCGACGGCATCGTCGTGAAGGTGAACCGCGTAGCCCTCTGGCCCGAGCTCGGCTTTACCGGCAAGGCGCCGCGCTGGGCCATCGCTTACAAATACGCGGCAAGGTCGGGCATGACGACGGTCGAGGACATCCGCGTGCAGGTCGGCCGCACCGGCAAGCTCACGCCGGTGGCCTGGCTCGCGCCGGTCCCTATCGGCGGCACCACCGTGAGCCGCGCCACGCTGCACAACATGGATGAAATCGAGCGCCTTGGCGTCGAGATCGGCGACCGAGTAGTGGTCGAGCGCGGCGGCGACGTCATCCCCAAAGTCGTGCGCGTGGAGAGCAAGGGCCGCAGCCGGCGTCGGTTCGAGATGCCGAGCCGCTGCCCCGAGTGCGGCGGCCACGTTGTCCGCGTGGAGGGCGAAAGCGACCACCGCTGCGTGAACGCCAACTGCCCGGCGAAGCTGCGCGAGAGCATCCTGCACTTCGCCTCGCGCGGCGTGATGAACATTGAGGGCATGGGCGACGCGCTGGTCAACCAGCTCGCCGAGCGCGGCCTGGTCAAGAACGTTGCCGACATTTATCGCCTCGACAAGGCAAAGCTCCTCACGCTCGAGCGTATGGGTGAGAAGAGCGCGCAGAACGTGCTCGACGAAATCGAAGCGTCGAAGAAGCTCCCGCTGGATCGTGTGATCTATGGTCTTGGCATCCGCTTCG
Coding sequences within it:
- the moaC gene encoding cyclic pyranopterin monophosphate synthase MoaC, with product MTGKLSHYDSRGRARMVDVSAKAPTRREAEASAFVAMSRKVLKALPRNPKGDPLEAARLAGILAAKRTSELIPMCHPLPLTHVDVRAEVCENGVAIASTVTTTAATGVEMEALVAASVAALTVYDMCKALDKGISIREVVLERKSGGKSGDYARRRKR
- a CDS encoding DUF4388 domain-containing protein — encoded protein: MPANIQIMLVDDNPMVLGMLRQALAPMGQLTVAEDGADAMLKAIEAPPDLIISDFAMAGMDGRQLLTKLKGRSQTARVSFILMASKGDIGEKLKPLQDQVEDLIEKPFFLKDTVSRIKRVIDKILLEKMAREAPSDGALRGSLAQMNVIDLLQSLELGKKSCSLVLTNNGDRCEMFFADGQINHAVYDALKGDDAVYKVLAWTGGNFQIDFNGKSSEQTCTRSTQGLLMEGLRLLDEANRNTEENVLEA
- a CDS encoding MogA/MoaB family molybdenum cofactor biosynthesis protein codes for the protein MTAAVLTVSDSAHAGTRADASGPRVAEALADRGYHVAATAVVPDDREAIAREIIRFCGLARLVVTTGGTGVAARDVTPEATLSVCDRLLPGIAEHMRASGAAKTPMAILSRAVCGSRGESLVLNLPGSPKGAVESLLAVIDVLPHALALLEGKTEH
- a CDS encoding VTT domain-containing protein; the protein is MQTLKTFLAKYSVLLWAALKPLGMWGVFFAGFIDSAFLGLPIDAIVAGYVYTHRAESWLYVLLASAGSALGSIMIYGIGYKGGELLLSRRVPARRMEELRRKFEQQEFFALMVPAMLPPPMPFKIFLLAAAVFRMRLRHYLLAIFLGRLVRFGILTALVLIFGPQVVVVTGAALRDHPWLTLTIVAALILAGVLLYVITRGKKKPARAS
- a CDS encoding DUF6580 family putative transport protein: MLAYVYVIFATILRLVPHPFSFTPVGASLLYFGARGPKKQMWVPVAILAASDLFLTLVFYRYAFTADHYFTWAWYAGAVLLGTLLRRNASVPALAGASLAASVSFFLVSNFAVWAVWPTYGHTLNGLWLCYAAGLPFFRNTVLSDLVFTAVMFGLPALATAMRPARQTAIS
- a CDS encoding metal-dependent hydrolase; the encoded protein is MDPLTHFLTGACLGRSGFNRKSGLATAVMTIAADIPDLDVLANIGGPVFGFAHHRGFTHTFIGVPLDAAAAVLLVYGWHRWRLKRGHKPKFEPRWGRLFLFACVAALSHLLLDFTNNYGLRPFMPFDYHWYAWDIVFIVEPVLLVVLAGGLLLPRLFGLINEEIGARKRPFQGRGGAITALVLMCALWAVRDYQHRHALAAMRAVTYEDQEPLRAAANPYPGNPFVWHGVVETETFFETAPVDSLTPQVDPRGTARVFYKPEETPVTLAAKKSYLGRIYLDWARFPITETEPLPGGGYRVSFYDLRFRYPGIGRNTLGAAVVLDKNLRVVEEEMGGLLRRRKSERPPVD
- a CDS encoding diacylglycerol kinase family protein; its protein translation is MRRAALLYNPIAGQRRSRRLADVEAAAAALRGGGVEALCVATHGPGTASGQALELIAAGFDSILACGGDGTVHEVMQGMVAQRSQAALGMIPVGTGNALAADIGLPKHAVRAARVLLAAEPRRIAVGRVEWASSPGRQAGSRYFIVTAGVGADAAMLDELALAVKERHGMAAYYWQALRLFFSYPMTPFVVDIEEPERRSLVVAQVLATRIANFGGLIRRVAPGADLLRPELRLVLFTTPRRDAFLRHAFACAGGRERPVAGVEIVSARKIVCRQLAGSDRPHGKWPDTTRQLRAQADGELIGGLPVRMSVVPDALTLLMPARQAK
- the ligA gene encoding NAD-dependent DNA ligase LigA; amino-acid sequence: MAAASKAVTRDVERLRDQIRYHEHRYYVLDDPEVSDAEFDRLMNELKRLEAAHPELVTPDSPTRRVGGKPREGFTKVRHSSPMLSLDNAYNEDELRAWEKRVRELAGRDGLEYVCELKLDGMSLALTYENGALLRGVTRGDGSIGEEVTANVRTVRSVPLSLSAATLKKARLPEKFEVRGEIIMPIKAFERMNEDRERQNLSKFANPRNAAAGAVRVLDPNITALRRLDFYAYFLLVNGRVAGQEHWEDLEQLAAAGFKVNPRRRLAKNFDEILEFIREWEAKRESLPYEIDGIVVKVNRVALWPELGFTGKAPRWAIAYKYAARSGMTTVEDIRVQVGRTGKLTPVAWLAPVPIGGTTVSRATLHNMDEIERLGVEIGDRVVVERGGDVIPKVVRVESKGRSRRRFEMPSRCPECGGHVVRVEGESDHRCVNANCPAKLRESILHFASRGVMNIEGMGDALVNQLAERGLVKNVADIYRLDKAKLLTLERMGEKSAQNVLDEIEASKKLPLDRVIYGLGIRFVGERTAELLAEHFGSIKALMEAKQEELEEVPEVGPRVSAAIREFFGEARNVKLVEALQEAGLRMRGEKKQRGTKLAGKTFVLTGTLERHTRDEARKLIEDAGGKVSGSVSKKTDYVIAGSEAGSKLDKARELGVAVIGEKEMEEMLG